A window from Culex pipiens pallens isolate TS chromosome 3, TS_CPP_V2, whole genome shotgun sequence encodes these proteins:
- the LOC120430136 gene encoding uncharacterized protein LOC120430136 isoform X1, which produces MAVVFTINGQVHHGWFAILKFFFKLWGLIWKLFCVVVSPEDVPVDTSLNTFIRNHAHLKGTKFMCLEGGCGACIVNIKGVHPVTRQPTSHAVNSCLFSVFSCHRMDILTVEGIGSKEDGYHPVQRRLAFFHGSQCGYCSPGMVMSMYSLLDSNKEGLSMEQIENSLGGNICRCTGYRPILDAFKSFAGDADQKLTGMCRDIEDLEKSCSRGRSDNCSTKCSFISACEEDQRIDMYFEDGREWHKVHSLQEIIDIFARIENKPYMLVAGNTGYGVYRRREDLVVFIDVKSVQELSSQWIGSDMIVGANVTLNEFIRTLQEAAASDVKFHYCLELAKHVTMIAHEAVRNVGTIAGNLSLKHQHHEFSSDLYLILESVGAQLTIMSIDGTVQTASPQQFLKIDMNKKLLLNVVLPALDPAACVFRSYKVQPRAQNSKAHVNAAFTIKFNDAGSKQGVVTAASVCFGGIHPSFTHATLTEMALVGKNLFRNETLQEVLEILDAELHPDWVLPEPGPAYRKQTALGLFYRLVLNIAPRNVNLVSPRFSSGKAMLERPLSSGAQSYDTYPKNWPLTQNVPKIEALAQTSGEASYINDMPCYENELYAAYVTATEAQKRILDIDATEALRCPGVVGFYSAKDIPGLNDFMPFKTGINFTFPIGAAAEEVLCSSKVLYHGQPVGVIVAETFQLANRAANLVTITYSDSREDNIYATIVDLMEANASHRILDQPNHVTGEAYATATGEDLTFKGVYYLAGQYHYTMETQTCICVPIEDGMNVYSSSQFLSQVQASIAQLLKIPQNSINYFSRRLGGAYGSKATRSAQIASACALAAHHARRPVRFVLTMEANMCSVGKRQGLWNDYEIAVKSDGKIVRLSNTYTHDSGCSPNEPLSFLFKESFKNCYDQSAWRHVSRTSLTDVASNTWLRAPGSGEAIATTETIMEHIAFKTGQDPLEVRMKNMPADSKMLELLPRFRADVEFDQRRKEIDEFNANNRWRKRGISIVPVAFPIIHMGTFDAFVSIHHLDGSVSVTHSGIEMGQGINTKAAQVAAHVLGIPLNKVSIKPLNSMSSPNAFICGGSTTNMNIAYAVQKACEILVERMQPIRESYPTASWEVLVAHSFASNLDLTARFLTKPTNHPQYTIWALCCTELELDILTGAVRLPRVDILEDTGESMNPGLDIGQVEGAFIMAVGYFLTESLEYDKTSGALTNIRSWNYKPPGAKDIPTDFRVNLLRGASNPVGALRSKGVGEPGYTLGVSTTFALRYALMSARRDAGLPEEWLPMGGLDDFGWVLFIFFNTNCFILGSSMTIDKILLLTGNTKEQFLISE; this is translated from the exons ATGGCAGTCGTCTTCACCATCAACGGGCAGGTTCATCATGGTTGGtttgcaattttgaagtttttttttaaactttggggTCTGATATGGAAATTGTTTTGTGTTGTAGTTTCACCTGAGGACGTCCCGGTGGATACATCTTTGAACACCTTCATCCGAAACCATGCTCATCTTAAGGGAACCAAGTTCATGTGTTTGGAGGGCGGTTGTGGGGCCTGTATCGTGAATATCAAGGGAGTGCACCCTGTGACCAGGCAGCCGACGAGTCATGCTGTGAATTCG TGCTTGTTTTCAGTGTTTTCGTGCCACAGAATGGACATCCTTACTGTGGAAGGTATCGGCTCCAAAGAGGACGGATACCATCCGGTCCAGCGAAGGTTGGCATTCTTCCACGGGAGTCAGTGTGGTTACTGTTCACCCGGAATGGTAATGAGTATGTACAGCTTACTGGACTCGAACAAGGAAGGGCTATCGATGGAGCAGATTGAAAATTCGCTGGGAGGAAACATTTGCAGATGCACGGGATATCGTCCGATCCTGGACGCGTTCAAATCGTTTGCTGGTGATGCTGATCAAAAGCTGACTGGGATGTGTCGTGATATTGAAGATTTGGAGAAGAGTTGTTCTCGGGGAAGATCCGATAACTGTTCAACCAAGTGTTCATTCATCAGTGCTTGTGAAGAAGATCAACGAATCGATATGTACTTTGAAGACGGTAGAGAGTGGCACAAAGTTCATTCGCTGCAGGAGATAATCGACATTTTTGCCAGAATTGAAAACAAACCGTACATGCTCGTTGCCGGGAATACAGGATATGGCGTGTATCGACGTAGggaagatttggtcgttttcATTGACGTGAAATCGGTCCAAGAACTGAGCTCGCAGTGGATTGGAAGTGACATGATCGTTGGTGCCAACGTAACTTTGAATGAGTTCATTCGTACCCTTCAGGAAGCTGCCGCAAGTGATGTCAAGTTCCACTATTGTCTGGAGTTGGCGAAACACGTAACCATGATAGCCCATGAAGCTGTACGAAATGTTGGAACTATTGCTGGAAATCTCTCGCTTAAACATCAACATCACGAGTTTTCATCCGACCTCTACCTGATTCTGGAGTCCGTTGGAGCGCAGCTGACGATAA tgagcaTCGACGGAACCGTCCAAACTGCATCCCCTCAACAATTCTTGAAAATTGACATGAACAAGAAGCTCCTGTTGAACGTAGTGTTACCGGCCCTGGATCCGGCCGCATGCGTGTTCCGCTCGTACAAGGTGCAACCGCGGGCCCAGAACTCGAAAGCCCACGTAAATGCCGCCTTTACGATCAAATTCAACGACGCTGGCAGCAAGCAGGGTGTCGTGACGGCGGCGTCCGTCTGCTTCGGGGGAATCCATCCAAGC TTCACGCACGCAACCTTGACGGAGATGGCCCTCGTgggtaaaaatctcttccgcAACGAAACCCTCCAGGAGGTTCTTGAGATATTGGACGCGGAACTGCACCCGGACTGGGTGCTTCCTGAGCCCGGCCCTGCCTACCGGAAGCAGACGGCGCTCGGGTTGTTCTACCGACTCGTGCTGAACATCGCTCCACGCAACGTGAATTTAGTAAGTCCGAGATTCAGTTCTGGGAAAGCGATGCTAGAGCGTCCACTGTCCAGTGGCGCACAGTCGTACGATACGTATCCAAAGAATTGGCCGCTGACGCAGAATGTTCCCAAAATCGAGGCTCTCGCGCAGACTTCCGGGGAGGCAAGCTACATCAACGATATGCCTTGTTACGAGAACGAACTGTACGCGGCGTACGTGACGGCAACTGAAGCGCAGAAGCGAATCTTGGATATTGACGCAACGGAAGCGTTGAGATGTCCTGGGGTTGTGGGTTTCTATTCGGCGAAGGATATTCCTGGGTTGAACGATTTCATGCCTTTTAAGACCGGGATAAACTTCACGTTTCCGATTGGGGCAGCCGCGGAGGAGGTTCTCTGCAGCAGTAAGGTGTTGTACCATGGTCAACCTGTGGGAGTAATCGTTGCGGAAACGTTTCAGCTCGCAAATCGTGCCGCAAACTTGGTTACCATAACTTACAGTGATTCGAGAGAAGATAACATCTATGCGACCATCGTAGATCTCATGGAAGCAAACGCCTCACATCGGATCCTCGACCAGCCCAATCATGTGACTGGTGAAGCGTACGCCACCGCAACGGGTGAGGATCTAACCTTCAAGGGGGTGTACTACCTTGCCGGGCAGTATCACTACACGATGGAAACGCAAACCTGCATCTGCGTTCCGATCGAGGACGGGATGAACGTGTACAGTTCGTCGCAGTTTCTCAGCCAGGTCCAAGCATCGATCGCGCAGCTACTTAAGATACCTCAAAACTCGATCAACTACTTCAGTCGCCGACTTGGAGGTGCGTACGGATCAAAGGCAACTCGTAGCGCTCAAATTGCTAGTGCCTGTGCGTTGGCTGCGCATCACGCCCGGAGACCTGTCCGCTTCGTGCTAACAATGGAGGCAAACATGTGTTCCGTTGGGAAGCGGCAGGGACTCTGGAACGACTACGAGATTGCGGTTAAAAGTGACGGGAAGATCGTCCGCCTGTCCAACACGTACACTCACGATTCGGGTTGTTCTCCCAACGAGCCGCTATCGTTTCTCTTCAAGGAGTCTTTTAAGAATTGCTACGATCAAAGCGCTTGGCGACATGTGTCCCGCACATCGCTGACCGATGTCGCAAGTAACACGTGGTTGAGGGCTCCTGGATCGGGCGAAGCTATCGCCACCACCGAAACAATCATGGAGCACATTGCTTTCAAAACGGGTCAAGATCCGCTGGAAGTTCGCATGAAGAACATGCCTGCGGATAGCAAGATGCTTGAGCTACTTCCTCGATTCCGAGCCGATGTAGAGTTCGATCAGCGAAGAAAAGAAATTGACGAATTCAACGCGAATAACCGTTGGCGCAAACGGGGCATCTCGATTGTCCCGGTCGCGTTCCCCATCATCCACATGGGTACCTTCGATGCCTTCGTATCGATTCACCACTTGGATGGATCAGTGTCGGTTACCCATAGCGGAATCGAGATGGGTCAAGGAATCAACACCAAGGCAGCCCAGGTTGCGGCTCACGTCCTCGGAATCCCGCTCAATAAGGTATCCATCAAACCCCTGAACAGCATGTCCTCACCAAACGCCTTCATCTGTGGCGGAAGCACAACCAACATGAACATTGCCTACGCCGTCCAAAAGGCGTGTGAAATCCTCGTCGAACGAATGCAACCGATCCGCGAATCCTACCCGACCGCTTCCTGGGAAGTCCTCGTCGCCCACAGCTTCGCCAGCAACCTGGACCTAACAGCGCGATTCCTCACAAAACCTACCAACCACCCCCAGTACACAATCTGGGCCCTCTGTTGCACCGAGCTCGAACTGGACATCCTAACCGGCGCAGTCCGACTGCCCCGCGTTGACATCCTGGAGGACACCGGCGAAAGCATGAACCCCGGCCTAGATATTGGACAGGTCGAGGGAGCGTTCATCATGGCCGTCGGGTACTTCCTGACCGAATCGCTCGAGTACGACAAAACCAGCGGAGCGTTGACCAACATTCGATCCTGGAACTACAAGCCCCCGGGAGCGAAGGACATTCCTACCGATTTCCGGGTTAATTTGCTGCGCGGAGCATCGAACCCGGTGGGAGCGCTGCGATCGAAGGGTGTCGGAGAACCGGGCTACACGTTGGGCGTGTCGACGACCTTTGCGCTGCGGTATGCGTTGATGTCGGCGAGGCGGGATGCGGGACTGCCGGAGGAGTGGCTTCCGATGGGTGGGTTGGATGATTTTGGTTgggttttgttcatttttttcaatacaaattgttTCATTCTAGGTTCGTCCATGACAATtgataaaatattattgttGACGGGTAATACAAaggaacaatttttaataagCGAATAA
- the LOC120430136 gene encoding uncharacterized protein LOC120430136 isoform X2 yields MAVVFTINGQVHHVSPEDVPVDTSLNTFIRNHAHLKGTKFMCLEGGCGACIVNIKGVHPVTRQPTSHAVNSCLFSVFSCHRMDILTVEGIGSKEDGYHPVQRRLAFFHGSQCGYCSPGMVMSMYSLLDSNKEGLSMEQIENSLGGNICRCTGYRPILDAFKSFAGDADQKLTGMCRDIEDLEKSCSRGRSDNCSTKCSFISACEEDQRIDMYFEDGREWHKVHSLQEIIDIFARIENKPYMLVAGNTGYGVYRRREDLVVFIDVKSVQELSSQWIGSDMIVGANVTLNEFIRTLQEAAASDVKFHYCLELAKHVTMIAHEAVRNVGTIAGNLSLKHQHHEFSSDLYLILESVGAQLTIMSIDGTVQTASPQQFLKIDMNKKLLLNVVLPALDPAACVFRSYKVQPRAQNSKAHVNAAFTIKFNDAGSKQGVVTAASVCFGGIHPSFTHATLTEMALVGKNLFRNETLQEVLEILDAELHPDWVLPEPGPAYRKQTALGLFYRLVLNIAPRNVNLVSPRFSSGKAMLERPLSSGAQSYDTYPKNWPLTQNVPKIEALAQTSGEASYINDMPCYENELYAAYVTATEAQKRILDIDATEALRCPGVVGFYSAKDIPGLNDFMPFKTGINFTFPIGAAAEEVLCSSKVLYHGQPVGVIVAETFQLANRAANLVTITYSDSREDNIYATIVDLMEANASHRILDQPNHVTGEAYATATGEDLTFKGVYYLAGQYHYTMETQTCICVPIEDGMNVYSSSQFLSQVQASIAQLLKIPQNSINYFSRRLGGAYGSKATRSAQIASACALAAHHARRPVRFVLTMEANMCSVGKRQGLWNDYEIAVKSDGKIVRLSNTYTHDSGCSPNEPLSFLFKESFKNCYDQSAWRHVSRTSLTDVASNTWLRAPGSGEAIATTETIMEHIAFKTGQDPLEVRMKNMPADSKMLELLPRFRADVEFDQRRKEIDEFNANNRWRKRGISIVPVAFPIIHMGTFDAFVSIHHLDGSVSVTHSGIEMGQGINTKAAQVAAHVLGIPLNKVSIKPLNSMSSPNAFICGGSTTNMNIAYAVQKACEILVERMQPIRESYPTASWEVLVAHSFASNLDLTARFLTKPTNHPQYTIWALCCTELELDILTGAVRLPRVDILEDTGESMNPGLDIGQVEGAFIMAVGYFLTESLEYDKTSGALTNIRSWNYKPPGAKDIPTDFRVNLLRGASNPVGALRSKGVGEPGYTLGVSTTFALRYALMSARRDAGLPEEWLPMGGLDDFGWVLFIFFNTNCFILGSSMTIDKILLLTGNTKEQFLISE; encoded by the exons ATGGCAGTCGTCTTCACCATCAACGGGCAGGTTCATCATG TTTCACCTGAGGACGTCCCGGTGGATACATCTTTGAACACCTTCATCCGAAACCATGCTCATCTTAAGGGAACCAAGTTCATGTGTTTGGAGGGCGGTTGTGGGGCCTGTATCGTGAATATCAAGGGAGTGCACCCTGTGACCAGGCAGCCGACGAGTCATGCTGTGAATTCG TGCTTGTTTTCAGTGTTTTCGTGCCACAGAATGGACATCCTTACTGTGGAAGGTATCGGCTCCAAAGAGGACGGATACCATCCGGTCCAGCGAAGGTTGGCATTCTTCCACGGGAGTCAGTGTGGTTACTGTTCACCCGGAATGGTAATGAGTATGTACAGCTTACTGGACTCGAACAAGGAAGGGCTATCGATGGAGCAGATTGAAAATTCGCTGGGAGGAAACATTTGCAGATGCACGGGATATCGTCCGATCCTGGACGCGTTCAAATCGTTTGCTGGTGATGCTGATCAAAAGCTGACTGGGATGTGTCGTGATATTGAAGATTTGGAGAAGAGTTGTTCTCGGGGAAGATCCGATAACTGTTCAACCAAGTGTTCATTCATCAGTGCTTGTGAAGAAGATCAACGAATCGATATGTACTTTGAAGACGGTAGAGAGTGGCACAAAGTTCATTCGCTGCAGGAGATAATCGACATTTTTGCCAGAATTGAAAACAAACCGTACATGCTCGTTGCCGGGAATACAGGATATGGCGTGTATCGACGTAGggaagatttggtcgttttcATTGACGTGAAATCGGTCCAAGAACTGAGCTCGCAGTGGATTGGAAGTGACATGATCGTTGGTGCCAACGTAACTTTGAATGAGTTCATTCGTACCCTTCAGGAAGCTGCCGCAAGTGATGTCAAGTTCCACTATTGTCTGGAGTTGGCGAAACACGTAACCATGATAGCCCATGAAGCTGTACGAAATGTTGGAACTATTGCTGGAAATCTCTCGCTTAAACATCAACATCACGAGTTTTCATCCGACCTCTACCTGATTCTGGAGTCCGTTGGAGCGCAGCTGACGATAA tgagcaTCGACGGAACCGTCCAAACTGCATCCCCTCAACAATTCTTGAAAATTGACATGAACAAGAAGCTCCTGTTGAACGTAGTGTTACCGGCCCTGGATCCGGCCGCATGCGTGTTCCGCTCGTACAAGGTGCAACCGCGGGCCCAGAACTCGAAAGCCCACGTAAATGCCGCCTTTACGATCAAATTCAACGACGCTGGCAGCAAGCAGGGTGTCGTGACGGCGGCGTCCGTCTGCTTCGGGGGAATCCATCCAAGC TTCACGCACGCAACCTTGACGGAGATGGCCCTCGTgggtaaaaatctcttccgcAACGAAACCCTCCAGGAGGTTCTTGAGATATTGGACGCGGAACTGCACCCGGACTGGGTGCTTCCTGAGCCCGGCCCTGCCTACCGGAAGCAGACGGCGCTCGGGTTGTTCTACCGACTCGTGCTGAACATCGCTCCACGCAACGTGAATTTAGTAAGTCCGAGATTCAGTTCTGGGAAAGCGATGCTAGAGCGTCCACTGTCCAGTGGCGCACAGTCGTACGATACGTATCCAAAGAATTGGCCGCTGACGCAGAATGTTCCCAAAATCGAGGCTCTCGCGCAGACTTCCGGGGAGGCAAGCTACATCAACGATATGCCTTGTTACGAGAACGAACTGTACGCGGCGTACGTGACGGCAACTGAAGCGCAGAAGCGAATCTTGGATATTGACGCAACGGAAGCGTTGAGATGTCCTGGGGTTGTGGGTTTCTATTCGGCGAAGGATATTCCTGGGTTGAACGATTTCATGCCTTTTAAGACCGGGATAAACTTCACGTTTCCGATTGGGGCAGCCGCGGAGGAGGTTCTCTGCAGCAGTAAGGTGTTGTACCATGGTCAACCTGTGGGAGTAATCGTTGCGGAAACGTTTCAGCTCGCAAATCGTGCCGCAAACTTGGTTACCATAACTTACAGTGATTCGAGAGAAGATAACATCTATGCGACCATCGTAGATCTCATGGAAGCAAACGCCTCACATCGGATCCTCGACCAGCCCAATCATGTGACTGGTGAAGCGTACGCCACCGCAACGGGTGAGGATCTAACCTTCAAGGGGGTGTACTACCTTGCCGGGCAGTATCACTACACGATGGAAACGCAAACCTGCATCTGCGTTCCGATCGAGGACGGGATGAACGTGTACAGTTCGTCGCAGTTTCTCAGCCAGGTCCAAGCATCGATCGCGCAGCTACTTAAGATACCTCAAAACTCGATCAACTACTTCAGTCGCCGACTTGGAGGTGCGTACGGATCAAAGGCAACTCGTAGCGCTCAAATTGCTAGTGCCTGTGCGTTGGCTGCGCATCACGCCCGGAGACCTGTCCGCTTCGTGCTAACAATGGAGGCAAACATGTGTTCCGTTGGGAAGCGGCAGGGACTCTGGAACGACTACGAGATTGCGGTTAAAAGTGACGGGAAGATCGTCCGCCTGTCCAACACGTACACTCACGATTCGGGTTGTTCTCCCAACGAGCCGCTATCGTTTCTCTTCAAGGAGTCTTTTAAGAATTGCTACGATCAAAGCGCTTGGCGACATGTGTCCCGCACATCGCTGACCGATGTCGCAAGTAACACGTGGTTGAGGGCTCCTGGATCGGGCGAAGCTATCGCCACCACCGAAACAATCATGGAGCACATTGCTTTCAAAACGGGTCAAGATCCGCTGGAAGTTCGCATGAAGAACATGCCTGCGGATAGCAAGATGCTTGAGCTACTTCCTCGATTCCGAGCCGATGTAGAGTTCGATCAGCGAAGAAAAGAAATTGACGAATTCAACGCGAATAACCGTTGGCGCAAACGGGGCATCTCGATTGTCCCGGTCGCGTTCCCCATCATCCACATGGGTACCTTCGATGCCTTCGTATCGATTCACCACTTGGATGGATCAGTGTCGGTTACCCATAGCGGAATCGAGATGGGTCAAGGAATCAACACCAAGGCAGCCCAGGTTGCGGCTCACGTCCTCGGAATCCCGCTCAATAAGGTATCCATCAAACCCCTGAACAGCATGTCCTCACCAAACGCCTTCATCTGTGGCGGAAGCACAACCAACATGAACATTGCCTACGCCGTCCAAAAGGCGTGTGAAATCCTCGTCGAACGAATGCAACCGATCCGCGAATCCTACCCGACCGCTTCCTGGGAAGTCCTCGTCGCCCACAGCTTCGCCAGCAACCTGGACCTAACAGCGCGATTCCTCACAAAACCTACCAACCACCCCCAGTACACAATCTGGGCCCTCTGTTGCACCGAGCTCGAACTGGACATCCTAACCGGCGCAGTCCGACTGCCCCGCGTTGACATCCTGGAGGACACCGGCGAAAGCATGAACCCCGGCCTAGATATTGGACAGGTCGAGGGAGCGTTCATCATGGCCGTCGGGTACTTCCTGACCGAATCGCTCGAGTACGACAAAACCAGCGGAGCGTTGACCAACATTCGATCCTGGAACTACAAGCCCCCGGGAGCGAAGGACATTCCTACCGATTTCCGGGTTAATTTGCTGCGCGGAGCATCGAACCCGGTGGGAGCGCTGCGATCGAAGGGTGTCGGAGAACCGGGCTACACGTTGGGCGTGTCGACGACCTTTGCGCTGCGGTATGCGTTGATGTCGGCGAGGCGGGATGCGGGACTGCCGGAGGAGTGGCTTCCGATGGGTGGGTTGGATGATTTTGGTTgggttttgttcatttttttcaatacaaattgttTCATTCTAGGTTCGTCCATGACAATtgataaaatattattgttGACGGGTAATACAAaggaacaatttttaataagCGAATAA